The Pseudomonas sp. FP2309 genomic sequence CTTCGGGTCCGGCGGCCAGCGAGGCGATGGAGCCGAGCAGCACGATATTGCCAGCGCTTTCGATCAGTAGCGGCAGGCAGGCGCGAGCGCTGTAGAACGCGCTGTCCAGATTGCTGCGCAAGGCCGCCTCCCAAGTGTGTGGGCTGGTCTGGGTGGCGTTGCCCACGCCATGCCCACCGGCGCAGGCCAGCAGCACATCGAGGCGGCCGTAGCGTTGACCAATCTGCGCGACGAAACCCTCCCAGGTGGCCGGGCAGGCCGCATCGCCCACCAGCACCAGGCCGCCGCTGTCCTGCGCAACCTGCTCCAGCGGCTCGCGTCGCCGGCCGATCAGCACCAGGTTGGCGCCTTCGGCCGCGTACAATCGCGCACAGGCGGCACCGATGCCCGTGCCGGCACCGGTGATGACAACGGTGCGTGGATCAGGCATCGGGATACTCCGTGCGGTTGAGCACTTGGCAGTAGGAACTGACCGGAAAGTTCGACAGCTCATCGAACGACGCACCGGCATAGCCGAAGATCTTGCCGTCGCTGCGGTGCTGTTGCAGGTCGATCAGCACCAGGCCTAGGGTCGGGATGATCTTTTCGCGCCAGACAAACAGGTACAGCTGATCGGCGATCTTGTAGTAGTGGCAGCGATCGGTATCGCACAGGCCCTGCTCCACGCCTTTGAGGCACTGCCAGGCATAGAACTGATCGTTCAGGTAGATGTGCTCGTAGACTTCGCTGGGGCTGTAGCGATACAGGTTGCGCAGGCCGGTCAGTTCCTGGGTGGGCGCGTGCGGGCATAGGCCGGGCTGCCAGGCTTGATCGAGGCTGCCGTGCAGGAAATCTACTTCTACCGAGGTCAGGGCCTTGCCGGCCAGGGCGCGGCTGTAGAGTCCTTGCTCGGTATGTTCGCGGTCCGGCATGCGCCCGATCACGGCGGTGAACGACGACGTGGTGGTGTCCAGCACCAGGCTGATCGACCACGCCTGGCCGGCTTCATGCTTGATGAAATCAACCAGGTACAGGCCCGGGCGTACCGAGGTGGCGCGGTAGACGGCCGAGCCGCTGGAGTGGCCGTCGGCGGCGTGCCAGTGCAACTGTTCGGTGTCGAAGCGATGCTCGATCTGCCAGCCGTTGGCGAAGTGCAGGGTGAAGGCCTTGCCGTTGAGGTCGGCAAGGTTGGGCAGGATAAACGCGTCGGGGGCAAAACCATCGGCGAGGGCGCCTACGGTGATCCAGTCGGATGAGGTAGTCATTGCATGGCTCCGGTTGAGGGAATGGACACCCCGGATCATGCGGTTGGCGACCTGGCGCGCCTATCAACCAAAGGGTTGAGGCAGCTTAAAGAAACAGCGCGGCGACCAGTTCGGTACGGCTGGTCACACCGGTTTTGCGAAACAGGTGGATCAGGTGGGTCTTGATGGTGGGCAGGCCGACATCCAGTTCCTGGGCCAGTTGCTTGTTGCTCGCGCCCTGACGTAATAACCAGGCAATCTGACGCTCTTTGGGCGTAAGACCGGCCAGTGCATCGTCGCAAGGCTGCATATTGACCACCGCCATTTGCAGCAACGCCTGCAAGGCATTGAGCCGAGCCAGTTGGTCTGGGGTAAACACCCCTTGTTCCGTCGTGCGCAGCAAGGAGATAGCCGCCTGGGGCTGGTCGGCGCGATGGGCGACGATCTCCACCACATCGACCACACCGTAGCGCTGCAGGAAGTCTTGATAGCGGCGGCTGTCACGCATGGACTGGCGGGCCATGGCGAAACCCAGGGGCACCACCGCCAGCCCGCTGGACAGGCAATTGCGCGGTTGCAATGGGTCGAATTGGCGGTAGTTGTCCAGGTAGTCGCGGTGCATCTCACTGCTCATGCCTTGCAGCCTGAAATCACGCGCTTGCAGCTGGCGG encodes the following:
- a CDS encoding SDR family NAD(P)-dependent oxidoreductase — encoded protein: MPDPRTVVITGAGTGIGAACARLYAAEGANLVLIGRRREPLEQVAQDSGGLVLVGDAACPATWEGFVAQIGQRYGRLDVLLACAGGHGVGNATQTSPHTWEAALRSNLDSAFYSARACLPLLIESAGNIVLLGSIASLAAGPEVCGYTTAKHALLGLSRSLARDYGPRGVRVNAVCPGWVTTPMADQEMQPLMSFHGDTLQQAYARVCADVPLRRPASAEEIAKVCRFLASPDAAIITGASVVADGGSSIVDVPTLAYAHMERAHA
- a CDS encoding molybdenum cofactor biosynthesis F family protein, which produces MTTSSDWITVGALADGFAPDAFILPNLADLNGKAFTLHFANGWQIEHRFDTEQLHWHAADGHSSGSAVYRATSVRPGLYLVDFIKHEAGQAWSISLVLDTTTSSFTAVIGRMPDREHTEQGLYSRALAGKALTSVEVDFLHGSLDQAWQPGLCPHAPTQELTGLRNLYRYSPSEVYEHIYLNDQFYAWQCLKGVEQGLCDTDRCHYYKIADQLYLFVWREKIIPTLGLVLIDLQQHRSDGKIFGYAGASFDELSNFPVSSYCQVLNRTEYPDA
- a CDS encoding helix-turn-helix transcriptional regulator; this translates as MHAIPTQEVAGHCLQAFTQLVPASKAAFYCVDRQLQARDFRLQGMSSEMHRDYLDNYRQFDPLQPRNCLSSGLAVVPLGFAMARQSMRDSRRYQDFLQRYGVVDVVEIVAHRADQPQAAISLLRTTEQGVFTPDQLARLNALQALLQMAVVNMQPCDDALAGLTPKERQIAWLLRQGASNKQLAQELDVGLPTIKTHLIHLFRKTGVTSRTELVAALFL